From Phycisphaeraceae bacterium, the proteins below share one genomic window:
- a CDS encoding PEP-CTERM sorting domain-containing protein (PEP-CTERM proteins occur, often in large numbers, in the proteomes of bacteria that also encode an exosortase, a predicted intramembrane cysteine proteinase. The presence of a PEP-CTERM domain at a protein's C-terminus predicts cleavage within the sorting domain, followed by covalent anchoring to some some component of the (usually Gram-negative) cell surface. Many PEP-CTERM proteins exhibit an unusual sequence composition that includes large numbers of potential glycosylation sites. Expression of one such protein has been shown restore the ability of a bacterium to form floc, a type of biofilm.) — protein sequence MARSRAASKCARVLLPVGLALLTGTLPAHALVNPVTFNFSGGTAGNYDWYDGSNWTYTDSTVPTPLTGTGVIPGQIGQYYPAGDKVIIGETTGDRTITTPTVTSNVFEFTMTQTPTSSGVNTLKLGGNLYQYGYPWTFTVNNTTGDASKMVIDLNGYTLGAYIGTYDYVTFKNSVPGGSIVDSYGPGIYHSIIESGVTIKASGWMWSGGNTNNWMPGSRLVLTNSVMMYTYGDQQAYQMDIGESGNPTQGAMSLVNNWAQSVKSDVVIYAPTSGNPLSLGNSTFSVGGNFTDYGADSADSYTDGTIIFNGSPATARNISIDRHLNSTVDIRVGNSSADKGNIKLAQNLDMAGDFYVTNGSAIDLGDPMLTVGSFTQLADPLATATSIDIGIDLTGVPGTVQVNGDLTLNDFTLHIYGHTDLTQDLVIFTYTGSLIGTPNLVGIDVDTSTGRLYYDALVASGGQVKLTNLFIPEPASLALLAAGGLLMLRRHRSER from the coding sequence ATGGCTCGTTCCCGCGCTGCGTCGAAGTGTGCCCGTGTTCTACTTCCTGTCGGCCTCGCACTGTTGACTGGTACGCTCCCAGCCCACGCCCTGGTTAACCCCGTCACATTCAATTTTTCAGGTGGGACGGCGGGCAATTATGACTGGTACGACGGCAGCAACTGGACCTACACCGATTCGACAGTGCCCACTCCGCTCACGGGAACGGGTGTGATCCCCGGACAGATCGGCCAATACTACCCGGCGGGCGATAAGGTCATCATCGGCGAGACGACCGGCGACCGTACCATCACTACGCCGACTGTTACCAGCAACGTGTTTGAGTTCACCATGACGCAGACACCCACCAGCTCGGGGGTCAATACCCTGAAGCTTGGCGGGAATCTTTATCAGTATGGATACCCCTGGACGTTCACGGTGAACAACACCACGGGTGATGCTTCTAAGATGGTGATCGACCTGAACGGTTACACCCTCGGTGCGTACATCGGTACCTACGACTATGTGACGTTCAAGAACTCCGTGCCGGGCGGCAGCATTGTCGATTCATACGGGCCGGGGATTTACCACTCGATCATCGAATCGGGCGTGACCATTAAAGCCTCGGGTTGGATGTGGTCCGGCGGTAACACCAACAACTGGATGCCCGGCAGCCGCCTCGTATTGACCAACTCGGTGATGATGTACACCTATGGCGATCAACAGGCCTACCAGATGGATATCGGTGAAAGTGGAAACCCGACCCAGGGAGCCATGAGCCTGGTCAATAATTGGGCGCAGAGTGTCAAGTCCGACGTGGTGATCTACGCACCTACCAGCGGCAACCCGCTTTCTCTGGGTAATTCGACTTTTTCGGTCGGTGGAAACTTTACCGATTACGGTGCTGACAGCGCGGACAGCTACACCGACGGCACGATCATCTTCAACGGCAGCCCGGCGACCGCCCGGAATATCTCCATTGACCGTCATCTCAACTCGACCGTTGATATCCGCGTCGGTAACTCGTCAGCCGACAAGGGAAACATCAAGCTCGCCCAGAACCTCGACATGGCGGGTGATTTCTACGTCACCAACGGTTCAGCGATCGATCTGGGCGACCCGATGCTGACCGTGGGCAGCTTTACGCAGTTGGCGGACCCGCTCGCTACCGCCACTTCGATCGATATCGGCATCGATTTGACCGGCGTGCCGGGCACGGTGCAGGTCAACGGCGACCTGACGCTCAATGATTTCACGCTGCACATCTACGGTCATACGGACCTGACGCAGGATCTGGTGATCTTCACCTACACGGGTAGTCTCATCGGCACACCGAATCTCGTGGGTATTGATGTGGATACCTCGACGGGGCGGCTCTACTACGACGCTCTGGTCGCCAGCGGCGGCCAGGTGAAGCTGACCAACCTGTTTATCCCTGAGCCGGCGAGCCTCGCACTGCTGGCGGCAGGCGGCCTGCTCATGCTCCGACGCCATCGCTCCGAGCGGTGA
- a CDS encoding PEP-CTERM sorting domain-containing protein (PEP-CTERM proteins occur, often in large numbers, in the proteomes of bacteria that also encode an exosortase, a predicted intramembrane cysteine proteinase. The presence of a PEP-CTERM domain at a protein's C-terminus predicts cleavage within the sorting domain, followed by covalent anchoring to some some component of the (usually Gram-negative) cell surface. Many PEP-CTERM proteins exhibit an unusual sequence composition that includes large numbers of potential glycosylation sites. Expression of one such protein has been shown restore the ability of a bacterium to form floc, a type of biofilm.) codes for MSRKIHLSTRTLLASLMTAAAVGTPALALDHNWLANPSLNGTVNSLTNWDSDGNSIPGEGTDSVPGSTDFILFNNNAGSPYTVGLTGDINTSWYRIGSDKIIFDLSGYSLIARDAITTYNFGDGARIGTLAGETAEVTVSSSVAGTNSMRNFLNSGDAPYVALLISQGTGAPPISTVTLNIDDSLGFAAKLEHSGNVFIANGYNGSTATVNIDGAGSEFNTYQAGGGQFTQVNGGATINVTNGGKFHAHTLNTAQTPGVAYFNVQSGGIVEANDGTYSYFNPSETVIDTGGSWTARDVQMGYYRFYSGDSTFARVTVDGATSSLNFRNLTMGVTNGNDGNGSITVKNGALMTVAQTMTINAKRLAASATIDQSTVTLDTGTLRVGSSGQAGVVNVGGILRGNGSITRAVGALSLDVNVGLLNNAGTAGDTSDDTTYGRIRPGDLTASAAYGDLTISDGNLTVNLGGGIDMEFGLNGAPLDNDTITVTNGVVTINGDLFYSVLGGYTPHATGPVEYFDLVTAPSIVYAAASDNMNSLMAGFGLGAGDYFYGIRSIGGNDVLRLEIPEPASLALLAAGGLLLLRRRTNR; via the coding sequence ATGTCTCGCAAGATTCACCTCTCGACTCGAACGTTGCTCGCCAGCCTCATGACAGCTGCCGCGGTCGGAACGCCGGCCCTGGCACTCGATCACAACTGGCTCGCCAATCCGTCGCTCAATGGCACGGTCAACAGCCTCACCAACTGGGATAGCGACGGCAACTCTATTCCCGGCGAGGGGACTGACAGCGTGCCCGGCTCGACCGACTTCATTCTTTTCAATAACAACGCCGGCTCTCCGTACACCGTCGGTCTGACCGGAGATATCAATACCAGTTGGTATCGCATCGGTTCGGACAAGATTATTTTTGATCTGTCGGGATATAGCCTCATCGCCCGTGACGCGATTACGACCTACAACTTCGGCGATGGTGCCCGCATCGGGACGCTCGCCGGGGAAACCGCGGAGGTCACCGTCTCCAGCTCCGTGGCGGGTACCAACTCGATGCGCAACTTCCTCAACTCCGGGGACGCGCCTTACGTTGCGCTGCTGATCAGTCAGGGCACCGGTGCGCCCCCGATCTCCACGGTCACACTTAACATCGACGACTCACTGGGTTTTGCGGCCAAGCTGGAACATTCCGGCAACGTCTTCATCGCCAACGGTTACAACGGATCAACCGCCACCGTGAACATTGATGGTGCCGGCTCGGAGTTCAACACCTACCAGGCTGGCGGCGGACAATTCACGCAGGTCAACGGCGGGGCGACGATCAATGTCACCAACGGTGGCAAATTCCACGCGCACACGCTCAATACGGCACAAACTCCGGGCGTTGCCTACTTCAACGTGCAGTCGGGCGGCATCGTCGAAGCCAACGACGGGACTTATAGCTACTTCAATCCGTCGGAAACGGTCATCGATACCGGCGGCAGCTGGACCGCACGCGATGTGCAGATGGGCTATTACCGCTTCTATTCCGGCGACTCGACTTTTGCCAGGGTCACCGTGGACGGCGCGACCTCTTCTCTTAACTTCCGTAACCTGACGATGGGCGTCACCAACGGCAACGACGGCAACGGCTCGATCACCGTGAAGAACGGCGCGCTGATGACCGTCGCCCAGACGATGACCATCAACGCCAAGCGGCTGGCTGCATCCGCGACCATCGATCAGAGCACCGTGACGCTCGATACCGGCACGCTCCGGGTCGGCTCGTCGGGTCAGGCGGGTGTGGTCAATGTTGGCGGTATCCTCCGAGGAAACGGTTCGATCACCAGAGCGGTCGGAGCTTTGAGCCTCGATGTCAACGTCGGCCTCCTCAACAACGCTGGTACAGCCGGTGACACTTCGGATGACACCACCTATGGCCGCATCCGTCCGGGTGATCTGACCGCCAGTGCCGCCTACGGTGATCTGACTATCAGCGACGGGAACCTCACTGTTAATCTAGGTGGGGGTATCGACATGGAGTTCGGCCTCAACGGCGCACCTCTGGACAACGACACAATCACCGTAACGAATGGCGTGGTAACCATTAACGGAGATTTGTTCTACTCCGTCCTCGGCGGTTATACGCCTCATGCGACGGGCCCGGTTGAATATTTTGACCTTGTCACTGCCCCATCCATCGTGTATGCTGCTGCATCGGACAACATGAATTCGCTGATGGCGGGATTTGGCTTGGGAGCGGGAGATTATTTCTACGGCATCCGTTCAATCGGTGGCAACGACGTGTTGCGGCTGGAAATCCCTGAGCCGGCGAGCCTTGCTCTGCTGGCGGCGGGTGGTCTGCTCTTGCTCCGCCGTCGCACAAATCGGTAA
- a CDS encoding PEP-CTERM sorting domain-containing protein (PEP-CTERM proteins occur, often in large numbers, in the proteomes of bacteria that also encode an exosortase, a predicted intramembrane cysteine proteinase. The presence of a PEP-CTERM domain at a protein's C-terminus predicts cleavage within the sorting domain, followed by covalent anchoring to some some component of the (usually Gram-negative) cell surface. Many PEP-CTERM proteins exhibit an unusual sequence composition that includes large numbers of potential glycosylation sites. Expression of one such protein has been shown restore the ability of a bacterium to form floc, a type of biofilm.) codes for MRRTGKLIVASLALAASTSLAGAGITIDLNGYPAHAGLQIGDGVNPLVYQSFSSPGASINLGTLLPNTTYGMDWYHNSGAGSSDSYFITGATGDEVVFVSNNQYNTGPASMATGFTPGDSTIYMNTQTVTYNANNVANVSGQTGVYYIYGSFPPYSIGANAGPQIIKALPGYVSVDNLYNPGQSTEDYAFFVGDGTTSAMPGYEQYAGFSGLSVSPKSIIAHFKVESDHSLGAIYVSYQQPVFNAVTVQSGPTTWEYTFDIVLTPGNAGQLLADFENLQNQTFGATGDAVKGDGSPWAGSVVVGDVNWAPKLAQAGDLYWFVTTGGPSNSTFSTISGTLDGGGDPVNLTITATLIPEPASLALLAAGGLLMLRRRSVR; via the coding sequence ATGCGTCGCACTGGAAAACTCATTGTCGCCTCACTCGCACTGGCCGCTTCCACATCACTTGCAGGAGCTGGAATCACGATTGATCTCAACGGTTACCCAGCCCACGCAGGCTTACAGATCGGCGACGGGGTAAACCCGTTGGTCTATCAAAGCTTCAGCAGCCCCGGCGCATCGATCAACCTAGGTACGTTGCTGCCCAACACGACCTATGGCATGGACTGGTATCACAACAGCGGTGCAGGGAGCAGCGATAGCTACTTCATCACCGGTGCCACGGGCGATGAAGTCGTCTTTGTCTCGAATAACCAGTACAACACCGGCCCGGCTTCGATGGCCACCGGTTTTACTCCGGGTGATTCCACGATCTACATGAACACCCAGACGGTCACCTACAACGCCAATAACGTAGCGAACGTGAGCGGTCAGACGGGGGTGTATTACATCTACGGTTCCTTCCCTCCCTATTCCATCGGTGCGAATGCAGGGCCGCAGATAATCAAGGCACTGCCTGGCTACGTCTCGGTGGACAATCTTTACAACCCCGGACAGAGCACTGAGGACTATGCGTTCTTCGTAGGCGATGGCACGACATCAGCGATGCCCGGATATGAGCAGTACGCGGGTTTCTCCGGCCTGTCGGTTTCGCCCAAGAGCATCATTGCCCACTTCAAGGTCGAGTCCGATCATTCCTTGGGTGCGATTTATGTCTCCTACCAGCAGCCGGTGTTCAACGCCGTAACGGTACAGAGCGGGCCGACCACCTGGGAATACACGTTCGACATCGTCCTGACGCCGGGCAACGCGGGACAACTCCTGGCGGATTTTGAAAACCTCCAGAATCAGACCTTTGGTGCGACCGGCGATGCGGTCAAGGGTGACGGATCTCCCTGGGCTGGATCCGTGGTTGTCGGCGACGTGAACTGGGCGCCGAAGCTGGCGCAGGCGGGCGACCTGTACTGGTTCGTCACCACCGGCGGGCCGAGCAACTCAACCTTCAGCACGATTTCAGGAACACTCGACGGCGGTGGCGATCCGGTCAATCTGACGATCACCGCGACCCTGATCCCTGAGCCGGCGAGCCTTGCTCTGCTGGCGGCAGGCGGCCTGCTCATGCTCCGCCGTCGCTCGGTCCGGTGA
- a CDS encoding PEP-CTERM sorting domain-containing protein (PEP-CTERM proteins occur, often in large numbers, in the proteomes of bacteria that also encode an exosortase, a predicted intramembrane cysteine proteinase. The presence of a PEP-CTERM domain at a protein's C-terminus predicts cleavage within the sorting domain, followed by covalent anchoring to some some component of the (usually Gram-negative) cell surface. Many PEP-CTERM proteins exhibit an unusual sequence composition that includes large numbers of potential glycosylation sites. Expression of one such protein has been shown restore the ability of a bacterium to form floc, a type of biofilm.) has translation MSLKLLGGFATLLLAGVSPSVVFPATVPIELTNHTTDNTLYPGDTRADGATSEVAFVNDFDQTLSTKMEVTTGGLGTSKVGPFFYQSASYNPAAPVPIGFIGDLKALTYDWYRESPDSIPKTNAWYSAAIRIYVGIDSPASPTGELIWENAYNESYEFTAADDTWVNNYDIVDQGVTNGSSAGRFYLRADPDGAGASPRQNYGDSSGFTLAQWLAPVTDPTSVRFLNPTWPTVSVDRYVYGVTFSVGSGAPVGVGYVDDVTLFIPEPASLSLLAAGGLLMLRRRRA, from the coding sequence ATGTCACTCAAGCTTCTAGGCGGTTTCGCAACACTTCTGCTGGCGGGGGTTAGTCCTTCCGTCGTGTTCCCCGCCACCGTCCCCATCGAACTGACCAACCACACCACGGACAACACCCTTTACCCGGGCGACACCCGTGCAGACGGCGCGACCTCCGAAGTAGCCTTTGTAAACGACTTTGATCAGACGCTCTCCACCAAAATGGAAGTCACCACGGGTGGCTTGGGAACCTCCAAAGTCGGGCCGTTCTTTTACCAAAGCGCTTCCTACAATCCCGCTGCACCAGTACCGATCGGCTTCATTGGTGATCTGAAAGCCCTGACTTACGACTGGTACCGTGAAAGCCCGGATTCCATCCCCAAGACAAACGCCTGGTACTCTGCGGCTATTCGTATTTATGTCGGCATTGACAGCCCCGCCAGCCCGACCGGCGAGCTGATCTGGGAAAACGCCTACAACGAGTCCTACGAGTTCACCGCTGCCGACGACACCTGGGTCAACAATTACGATATCGTCGATCAGGGTGTTACGAACGGCTCCTCCGCAGGTCGGTTTTATCTGCGAGCTGATCCGGATGGAGCTGGTGCGTCTCCAAGGCAGAATTACGGTGACTCCAGCGGCTTCACCCTGGCGCAGTGGCTCGCGCCCGTCACCGATCCGACGAGCGTTCGCTTCCTCAACCCGACCTGGCCAACGGTCAGCGTTGACAGGTACGTCTATGGCGTCACGTTCTCCGTCGGCAGCGGTGCCCCGGTTGGCGTCGGCTACGTAGATGATGTCACGCTCTTCATCCCTGAGCCGGCGAGCCTCTCGCTCCTGGCTGCAGGCGGCCTGCTCATGCTCCGTCGCCGTCGCGCCTGA